A single Clostridia bacterium DNA region contains:
- a CDS encoding HNH endonuclease produces the protein MNKDNPIWKTETIAALKDLGGVAHLDDIFDKIAERNNIDFSNSKTPKKTLSRVLQTFSQSTKYGIDNTFYCFYGVSERKGVWGLVDNNIPNDEPSYTQEDDCFIEGRKKLRQHIICERNQQLIKSAKQRFKDAHNNNIFCEVCGFDFYKVYGKLGEDFIEAHHIKPVSEMKDNEKTDINDIVMVCSNCHSMIHRERPWLTRETLKTILNK, from the coding sequence ATGAATAAAGATAATCCTATCTGGAAAACAGAAACAATTGCAGCTTTAAAGGATTTAGGCGGTGTAGCCCATTTAGATGATATTTTCGATAAAATTGCTGAACGTAATAATATTGATTTTTCCAATTCAAAAACCCCCAAAAAAACTTTAAGCAGAGTTTTACAAACATTTTCACAAAGTACAAAATATGGTATTGATAATACTTTCTATTGTTTTTATGGTGTCTCTGAACGAAAAGGTGTTTGGGGGTTAGTAGACAACAACATTCCAAATGATGAACCATCATATACACAAGAAGATGATTGTTTTATAGAAGGTAGAAAAAAGTTACGACAGCATATCATATGTGAACGAAATCAACAATTAATAAAAAGTGCTAAACAAAGGTTTAAGGATGCACATAATAACAATATATTTTGTGAAGTATGCGGATTCGACTTTTATAAAGTATATGGGAAATTAGGCGAAGATTTTATAGAGGCGCATCATATAAAACCTGTTTCTGAAATGAAAGATAATGAAAAAACGGATATAAATGATATTGTAATGGTATGTTCAAATTGTCATAGCATGATACATAGAGAGCGACCTTGGTTAACAAGAGAAACACTGAAAACAATCCTCAATAAATAA
- the purE gene encoding 5-(carboxyamino)imidazole ribonucleotide mutase — protein sequence MKNPKIAIIMGSDSDLPVVSKAAEVLKEFDVDYQLNVISAHRTPDKALEFGKSAEKNGFDVIIAAAGKAAHLAGVIAALTTLPVIGIPIKSSTMDGLDSLLSMVQMPKGIPVATVAINGAENAALLALEILALKYDYLSMKLKKHRAMMAQEVNEKDKKIKGEI from the coding sequence ATGAAAAATCCAAAGATAGCTATAATAATGGGAAGTGATTCTGATCTACCAGTAGTTTCAAAGGCTGCGGAAGTATTAAAAGAGTTTGATGTTGATTATCAGCTCAACGTAATATCTGCACATAGGACACCGGATAAGGCATTAGAGTTTGGCAAGTCAGCTGAAAAGAACGGTTTTGATGTCATCATCGCTGCTGCAGGGAAAGCGGCCCATCTTGCGGGAGTGATTGCCGCCTTGACAACTTTGCCAGTTATAGGGATTCCTATCAAATCCTCAACGATGGATGGATTGGATTCTTTGTTATCTATGGTGCAAATGCCAAAAGGTATACCAGTTGCCACGGTAGCGATAAACGGTGCTGAAAATGCGGCACTTTTAGCGTTGGAGATATTGGCATTGAAATATGATTATTTATCTATGAAATTAAAAAAACACAGGGCAATGATGGCCCAAGAAGTAAATGAAAAAGACAAAAAGATAAAAGGGGAGATTTGA
- the guaB gene encoding IMP dehydrogenase: MHDKFLKKGLTFDDVLLIPARSEVLPKDIDISTHLTRKIKLNIPFISAAMDTVTEARLAIAIAREGGIGVIHKNMSIDEQAGEVDKVKRSEHGVIVDPFYLSPDHILQDALDLMEKYHISGVPITEKGKLVGIITNRDLRFETDFDRKISEAMTSEGLITAPEGTNLVQAQEILRKYKIEKLPIVDERGYLKGLITIKDIEKAIKFPNSAKDDNGRLLVGAAVGTARDTMDRVDALVKAKVDVIVVDTAHGHSKNVIDIVSEIKRRYPETQLVAGNVATAEATRDLIKAGADCVKVGIGPGSICTTRVVAGVGVPQVTAIYECAMEAKKHGIPIIADGGIKYSGDIVKAISAGADCVMVGSLFAGTEESPGESEIYKGRSFKVYRGMGSLGAMAKGSKDRYFQEDARKFVPEGVEGRVPYKGPLSETIFQLVGGLRAGMGYCGAKDIERFQKESKFIKITNAGLKESHPHDIYITKESPNYSLQ; the protein is encoded by the coding sequence ATTCATGACAAATTTTTAAAAAAAGGGTTGACTTTTGATGATGTATTATTAATTCCAGCAAGGTCTGAAGTGCTTCCAAAAGATATCGATATATCCACTCACCTCACTCGAAAAATAAAATTGAATATTCCATTTATCAGTGCAGCTATGGATACTGTCACTGAGGCCAGACTTGCAATAGCTATCGCCAGAGAGGGCGGTATAGGAGTAATACATAAAAATATGTCTATAGATGAGCAGGCGGGAGAGGTGGACAAGGTTAAGAGATCTGAACACGGTGTGATAGTGGATCCTTTTTACCTTTCACCAGATCACATATTGCAGGATGCATTGGATCTTATGGAGAAATATCATATATCAGGGGTTCCTATAACAGAAAAAGGAAAACTTGTAGGAATAATAACAAATAGGGATTTAAGATTTGAAACGGATTTTGACAGGAAAATAAGCGAAGCGATGACTTCCGAAGGGTTGATTACCGCACCTGAAGGCACCAACTTGGTACAAGCACAGGAAATATTGAGGAAGTATAAAATTGAAAAACTGCCTATAGTTGATGAAAGGGGCTATTTAAAAGGGCTCATAACGATAAAAGATATAGAAAAAGCGATAAAATTCCCCAACTCGGCAAAGGACGATAACGGCAGGTTATTGGTAGGTGCTGCGGTAGGCACTGCAAGGGATACAATGGATAGGGTAGATGCCCTTGTCAAAGCTAAAGTGGACGTGATAGTAGTAGATACTGCACATGGACACTCTAAAAATGTAATTGATATTGTGTCTGAAATCAAGAGGAGATATCCTGAAACTCAATTAGTTGCAGGAAATGTTGCTACTGCTGAAGCTACGAGGGATCTCATCAAGGCAGGAGCTGATTGTGTAAAGGTAGGTATCGGCCCGGGATCTATCTGTACAACTAGAGTAGTAGCAGGAGTAGGCGTTCCGCAGGTAACTGCGATATATGAATGTGCGATGGAGGCTAAAAAACATGGTATTCCGATAATAGCAGATGGAGGCATCAAATACTCCGGAGATATTGTCAAGGCCATTTCTGCAGGTGCAGACTGTGTAATGGTAGGAAGTTTATTTGCAGGTACTGAGGAAAGTCCGGGGGAGAGTGAAATTTATAAAGGCAGAAGCTTTAAGGTATATAGAGGCATGGGCTCATTAGGGGCGATGGCAAAAGGGAGTAAGGACAGATATTTCCAAGAGGACGCTAGGAAATTTGTTCCGGAAGGGGTGGAAGGCAGGGTTCCTTACAAAGGTCCTTTGTCAGAAACTATATTTCAATTAGTCGGGGGTCTTCGTGCAGGCATGGGGTATTGTGGGGCTAAAGATATAGAACGATTCCAAAAGGAAAGCAAGTTTATTAAAATAACAAATGCAGGGCTTAAGGAAAGCCATCCCCATGATATATATATCACAAAAGAATCTCCGAATTATTCTCTACAATAA
- a CDS encoding sigma-70 family RNA polymerase sigma factor, with product MTELESLYRMYFKDVFLYIKSLSGDEYIAEDITSETFIKAIKSIDTFKGDCDIRVWLCQIAKNYYLSDLRKNKKITLTDTLSEHESEINLEQLIASKENSLKIHEILHSLKEPYKEVFSLRVFSELSFKQIASLFGKNDNWACVTYHRARKRIQEEMEDYL from the coding sequence GTGACCGAGCTTGAGAGTCTATATCGAATGTATTTTAAAGATGTATTTCTTTATATAAAAAGTCTATCGGGGGATGAATATATAGCTGAGGATATTACCTCAGAGACTTTTATTAAAGCTATTAAATCTATTGATACTTTTAAGGGAGATTGCGATATTCGAGTATGGCTGTGTCAAATTGCAAAAAATTATTATTTATCAGATCTGCGGAAGAATAAAAAAATCACTCTTACAGATACCCTATCAGAGCATGAAAGCGAAATTAACCTCGAACAATTAATAGCTTCTAAAGAAAATTCATTGAAAATCCACGAAATTCTACATAGCCTTAAGGAGCCATATAAAGAGGTGTTTTCACTACGTGTTTTTAGTGAGTTAAGTTTCAAACAAATAGCATCCCTCTTCGGAAAAAATGATAACTGGGCATGTGTCACTTATCACCGTGCTAGGAAGAGAATTCAGGAGGAAATGGAGGATTATTTATGA
- a CDS encoding phosphoribosylaminoimidazolesuccinocarboxamide synthase yields MKKLELMYEGKAKKVYSTDNPDHVIVEYKDDATAFDGLKKGTIIGKGVVNNRVSNHLFKLLNQKGIENHYVQELNDRETVVKKVDIIPIEVIVRNIAAGSLAKRLGLEEGTRLKSTVLEFCYKNDELGDPMINDYHIYALGLATEDEINYISNTSFMVNKILTEYLKDLNIELIDFKLEFGRFNGKTILADEISPDTCRFWDTKTGEKLDKDRFRRDLGQVEEAYQEILNRLMGQKGN; encoded by the coding sequence ATGAAAAAACTTGAATTGATGTATGAAGGAAAGGCAAAAAAAGTTTATTCTACTGATAATCCGGATCATGTGATAGTGGAGTATAAAGATGATGCTACAGCCTTTGATGGATTGAAAAAAGGTACTATCATAGGTAAGGGAGTGGTTAACAATAGGGTGTCAAATCATCTTTTTAAATTATTGAATCAAAAAGGAATTGAAAACCACTATGTGCAGGAGCTAAATGATCGGGAAACAGTAGTTAAGAAAGTTGATATAATACCTATAGAGGTAATTGTGAGGAATATAGCAGCAGGTAGTCTTGCTAAAAGATTGGGTTTAGAGGAAGGAACCAGGCTTAAATCTACTGTTTTAGAATTTTGTTATAAAAATGATGAGTTAGGCGATCCCATGATCAACGATTATCATATTTATGCATTGGGGCTAGCAACTGAAGATGAGATAAATTATATCAGTAATACTTCTTTTATGGTTAATAAAATATTAACTGAGTATTTAAAGGACTTGAATATTGAGCTTATTGATTTCAAGTTGGAATTCGGTCGATTTAATGGGAAAACAATTTTGGCAGATGAGATCTCGCCGGATACCTGTCGCTTTTGGGATACTAAAACAGGAGAAAAGCTGGACAAGGATAGATTCAGAAGAGACTTAGGCCAGGTTGAAGAAGCTTATCAAGAGATTTTGAATAGACTTATGGGGCAGAAAGGCAACTAA
- a CDS encoding zf-HC2 domain-containing protein: protein MKITCDIIEDLLPLYVEGLTSDDTQKLVEEHLNTCTECKKRLNAIQNPKQIPIDTNVEPFKKVERRLFKKRIQIIALTIILVLAIVIISMAYLTSPEYLPYSNDIVSLTAYEDGKIIITFDDKVTGYDIDRYVAEDNAGYVYHLTTWSTIWSQYILKNNTQSIILNPDGEDVAAVYYYFTDGRDDILIYGKDLHKDGGVVTLPRLVLAYYILIAMLLAILCGIFLFIYRKEDKRKYVLKKILLLPISYIIGHFCIKGFSATSYSAQRDFFAILLATIPIYCLFLLFINLYNKSKNRD, encoded by the coding sequence ATGAAAATTACATGTGATATAATTGAAGACCTTTTGCCTCTATATGTAGAAGGGCTTACAAGTGATGATACTCAAAAGCTTGTAGAAGAACATCTTAATACTTGCACAGAATGTAAAAAACGATTGAATGCTATTCAGAATCCTAAGCAGATTCCAATAGACACTAATGTAGAGCCATTTAAAAAGGTAGAAAGAAGGCTTTTTAAGAAGCGGATCCAAATAATTGCTTTAACTATTATTTTAGTTTTGGCAATTGTAATAATCAGTATGGCCTACCTTACATCTCCAGAATATTTGCCTTATTCTAATGATATAGTATCTTTGACTGCATATGAGGACGGTAAAATTATTATTACATTTGATGATAAGGTAACGGGATATGATATTGACCGATATGTGGCAGAGGATAATGCGGGCTATGTATATCATTTAACCACTTGGAGCACTATTTGGAGCCAATATATCCTTAAGAATAATACACAAAGCATAATATTAAATCCGGATGGGGAAGATGTAGCAGCAGTATATTATTATTTTACTGATGGAAGAGATGATATTTTAATTTACGGAAAGGATTTACACAAAGATGGCGGTGTAGTTACCTTGCCTAGATTAGTTCTTGCATACTATATTCTGATAGCTATGTTGCTGGCAATTTTGTGTGGGATTTTTCTTTTTATATATCGTAAGGAAGACAAAAGAAAATATGTATTGAAAAAGATTTTATTGCTGCCCATATCCTATATTATTGGACATTTTTGTATCAAAGGTTTTTCAGCTACCTCATACTCTGCACAACGTGATTTCTTTGCAATTTTGTTAGCAACCATTCCAATCTATTGTTTATTTTTGCTTTTTATCAATTTGTATAATAAATCAAAGAACAGAGATTAG
- a CDS encoding NCS2 family permease, which yields MDKFFGLTENKTNVKTEILAGITTFVTMAYIIFVNPSILSETGMDAGAVFVATCLAAVIGTLIMGLYANIPFAQAPGMGLNAFFTYSVVSGMGYTWQQALAAVFISGLLFILLTVTGLRKGIVDALPMSLKYAISGGIGLFIALIGLINGHIIVSNEATVVGFGDFTDPKTILAIIGLIITSILMARKVKGSIILGIIITTLIGVPMGIVDLTGFSPVSLPPSLAPTFMKMDFAGLLKTGGELTVIGALVNVITVIISFSLVDMFDTIGTLVGTASNTGLMDENGNVKNMEKALLADAVATSAGAVLGTSTTTTFVESAAGVSEGGRTGLTSVTVAVLFLLALFFSPLVGIIPGEATAPALMVVGVLMVGSITKINFQDFTEALPAFFTIAIMPFSYSIANGIAAGMILYPLTKISVGEGKEVHPAIYVLAILFILRFTVFPH from the coding sequence ATGGATAAATTTTTTGGATTAACTGAGAACAAGACGAATGTAAAGACAGAGATACTAGCTGGCATAACTACTTTTGTAACAATGGCCTATATTATATTTGTTAACCCTAGTATACTTAGTGAAACTGGAATGGATGCCGGTGCAGTGTTTGTTGCTACTTGTTTGGCAGCTGTGATAGGAACATTGATAATGGGGCTTTATGCCAATATTCCATTTGCTCAAGCACCCGGCATGGGACTTAATGCGTTTTTTACCTACAGTGTTGTATCAGGAATGGGATATACATGGCAGCAGGCATTGGCAGCTGTGTTTATTTCCGGGCTATTATTTATATTGCTGACAGTAACTGGTTTAAGGAAAGGCATAGTTGATGCACTGCCTATGTCATTGAAATATGCTATAAGCGGTGGTATTGGATTATTCATTGCGTTGATCGGACTGATAAACGGTCATATAATCGTTTCTAATGAAGCTACTGTTGTGGGTTTTGGAGATTTTACAGATCCTAAAACTATACTTGCAATTATAGGTTTGATAATAACCAGTATATTGATGGCCAGGAAGGTAAAAGGCTCTATAATTCTCGGAATAATTATAACTACATTAATAGGTGTACCAATGGGTATTGTTGATCTTACTGGTTTCAGCCCTGTTTCGCTGCCACCTAGCCTTGCTCCTACTTTCATGAAGATGGATTTTGCCGGGTTGTTAAAAACCGGTGGGGAGTTAACAGTGATAGGTGCATTGGTCAATGTTATAACTGTTATAATATCATTCAGCCTTGTGGATATGTTTGATACTATTGGAACATTGGTGGGGACTGCATCTAACACAGGGCTAATGGATGAAAACGGGAATGTTAAGAATATGGAAAAAGCCTTATTGGCCGATGCTGTGGCTACATCAGCAGGTGCGGTACTGGGGACATCTACTACTACAACATTTGTAGAGAGTGCTGCAGGAGTGAGTGAAGGTGGAAGAACAGGACTCACATCTGTGACAGTAGCAGTTTTATTTCTGTTGGCTTTGTTTTTCTCGCCATTGGTAGGTATTATACCTGGGGAAGCAACAGCGCCGGCTTTGATGGTAGTAGGGGTCTTGATGGTTGGTTCCATTACAAAAATAAACTTCCAAGATTTTACCGAAGCATTGCCTGCATTCTTCACTATAGCAATAATGCCTTTTTCATATAGTATAGCAAATGGTATAGCAGCAGGTATGATTTTGTATCCTTTGACAAAGATTTCAGTTGGGGAAGGTAAAGAAGTGCATCCTGCAATCTATGTTCTTGCTATATTGTTTATACTGAGATTTACTGTATTTCCACATTAA